One Oryza brachyantha chromosome 3, ObraRS2, whole genome shotgun sequence DNA segment encodes these proteins:
- the LOC102700887 gene encoding pentatricopeptide repeat-containing protein At4g14850: MRRAAAAAAAVAPTDTQVLAAAFESAIASRSPRLGRAAHARALRLVSPAPPPFICAHLVNLYSKLDLPAAASAALASDPHPTVVSFTAFISGAAQHARPLPALSAFAGMLRLGLRPNDFTFPSAFKAAASAPPRSTIGPQIHSLAIKFGYLPGDPFVSCAALDMYFKTGRLMLARHLFGEMPNRNVVAWNAVMTNAVLDGRPLETIEAYFGLWEAGGLPNVVSVCAFFNACAGAMFLSLGEQFHGFAVKCGFEMDVSVLNSMVDFYGKCRCAGKARLVFDGMGVRNSVSWCSMIAAYAQNGAEEEAFAVYQRARCAGEEPTEFMISCVLTTCAGLLGLDLGRTLHAVAVRSCIDANIFVASALVDMYGKCGCVEDAEQIFFEIPQRNLVTWNAMVGGYAHIGDAQNALSVFDDMIRSGETAPNYITLVNVITACSRGGLTKEGYELFETMKEKFGIEPRIEHYACVVDLLGRAGMEERAYEVICGMPIRPSISVWGALLGACKMHGKTELGRIAAEKLFELDPQDPGNHVLLSNMFASAGRWAEATYIRKEMKNVGIKKDPGCSWVTWKNVVHVFRAKDTKHEMYDEIHALLSKLRKQMQAAGYMPDTQYSLYDLEEEEKESEVFQHSEKLALAFGLICIPPGVPIRIMKNLRICVDCHRAFKFISGIVDREIIVRDNNRFHHFKQYRCSCGDYW, from the exons ATGCGCcgagcggccgccgccgccgccgcggtggcgccAACCGACACGCAGgtgctggcggcggcgttcgAGTCGGCCATCGCGTCACGCTCGCCGCGCCTCGGCCGCGCCGCGCACGCGCGAGCGCTGAGGCTGGTCTCCCCGGCACCCCCGCCCTTCATCTGCGCGCACCTCGTCAACCTCTACTCCAAGCTCGACctccccgccgcggcgtcggcggctcTCGCCTCCGACCCACACCCAACCGTGGTTTCATTCACGGCCTTCATATCCGGCGCGGCGCAGCACGCCCGCCCGCTCCCGGCGCTCTCCGCTTTTGCCGGCATGCTCCGCCTCGGCCTGCGTCCCAACGACTTCACCTTCCCGTCCGCCTTCAAGGCCGCCGCTTCCGCGCCTCCACGGTCGACCATCGGGCCCCAGATACACTCCCTCGCCATCAAGTTTGGGTACCTCCCCGGCGACCCCTTCgtgtcgtgcgccgcgctggACATGTACTTCAAGACCGGCCGCCTCATGCTGGCTCGCCACCTGTTTGGTGAAATGCCGAACAGGAACGTGGTTGCGTGGAATGCGGTGATGACGAATGCTGTGCTCGATGGGAGGCCCCTGGAGACAATCGAGGCCTATTTTGGACTCTGGGAAGCTGGTGGGCTTCCAAATGTGGTCTCGGTCTGTGCATTCTTCAACGCGTGTGCTGGGGCGATGTTCTTGTCGCTCGGGGAGCAGTTCCATGGCTTTGCTGTGAAGTGCGGGTTTGAAATGGATGTCTCCGTGTTGAATTCAATGGTTGATTTCTATGGGAAGTGCCGATGTGCAGGGAAGGCAAGgttagtttttgatggaatggGAGTTAGGAACAGTGTGTCCTGGTGTTCGATGATTGCTGCATATGCTCAGAATGGGGCAGAAGAGGAGGCTTTCGCAGTATACCAGCGTGCGAGGTGTGCTGGGGAAGAGCCAACGGAATTCATGATTTCCTGTGTGCTCACCACATGTGCTGGCCTGCTAGGCCTTGACCTTGGACGTACTCTACATGCTGTCGCCGTCCGTTCTTGCATTGATGCAAACATTTTTGTTGCAAGCGCATTAGTTGACATGTATGGGAAGTGTGGATGTGTGGAGGATGCTGAACAGATCTTTTTTGAGATACCACAGAGGAATCTTGTTACTTGGAATGCAATGGTTGGAGGTTATGCTCACATTGGTGATGCTCAGAATGCACTTTCAGTATTTGATGATATGATTAGGAGTGGAGAGACAGCACCTAATTACATCACTCTTGTCAATGTGATCACTGCATGCAGCAGAGGTGGTTTAACAAAGGAAGGTTATGAATTGTTTGAGACAATGAAGGAGAAGTTTGGGATAGAGCCACGTATTGAGCATTATGCTTGCGTGGTAGACTTGCTTGGTCGTGCAGGAATGGAAGAACGGGCTTATGAGGTCATTTGTGGGATGCCTATAAGACCTTCCATTTCTGTCTGGGGAGCCCTACTTGGGGCATGCAAAATGCATGGGAAGACAGAACTGGGAAGGATCGCAGCTGAAAAGTTGTTTGAACTTGATCCTCAAGACCCCGGCAATCATGTGCTGCTCTCAAACATGTTTGCTTCTGCTGGCAG GTGGGCAGAAGCAACATATATAAGGAAGGAGATGAAGAATGTTGGAATAAAGAAGGACCCGGGTTGCAGCTGGGTCACCTGGAAAAATGTTGTTCATGTTTTCCGAGCAAAGGACACCAAGCATGAGATGTATGATGAGATCCATGCATTACTAAGCAAGCTCAGGAAACAAATGCAAGCTGCTGGATACATGCCAGACACACAATATTCCCTTTATGATcttgaggaagaagagaaagaatcAGAGGTGTTCCAACACAGTGAGAAGCTTGCCCTTGCATTTGGACTTATTTGCATACCACCTGGTGTACCTATAAGAATCATGAAGAATCTGAGAATATGCGTGGATTGTCATCGAGCTTTCAAGTTCATATCTGGTATTGTTGATAGGGAGATAATTGTGAGGGACAATAATAGGTTTCATCACTTCAAACAATATCGATGCTCGTGTGGAGATTATTGGTGA
- the LOC102717141 gene encoding CLAVATA3/ESR (CLE)-related protein 25-like codes for MRRPAGSSSAAAVALAILFGVLVLMALLMDSVEKPAAPAIVVGRRMLAGADAGLRTLEDFKTDDPFQDSKRRVPNGPDPIHNRGTGKSGRSPGRA; via the exons ATGAGACGGCCGGCCGGGtcatcgtcggcggcggccgtggcatTGGCCATCTTGTTCGGGGTTCTTGTCTTGATGGCATTGCTCATGGACAGCGTCGAGAAACCGGCTGCGCCGGCGATCGTCGTCGGGAGGAGGATGCTGGCCGGAGCAGACGCAGGGCTGAGGACTCTGGAGGATTTCAAGACTGATGATCCTTTCCAAGACAGCAAGAGGAGGGTGCCTAATGGCCCTGATCCTATCCACAACAG GGGAACCGGCAAGTCAGGAAGATCTCCAGGCCGAGCGTAG
- the LOC121053938 gene encoding glycine-rich cell wall structural protein 1.0-like: MAKRCGLGSVATSSLVLLCLAMAHAAAAARAVPGGGGGGSTTTASLPAAAAAADAKNGAGAGVADKKNLFVGVGGMGDLPGFPAVGGGYGGGFGNNGGAVFSGITGPLGGVGGGMGSVGPLGGGFGGGGGGTPFGGFGGGGGVPFGGFGGGGVTP, from the coding sequence ATGGCGAAGCGGTGCGGCCTTGGCTCCGTTGCGACTTCTTCCCTAGTCCTGCTCTGCCTCGCCAtggcgcacgccgccgccgcggccagggccgtgcccggcggcggcggcggcggttcgacgacgacggcatcccttccggcggctgcggctgctgctgacGCCAAGAACGGCGCCGGGGCGGGCGTGGCGGACAAGAAGAACCTCTTCGTGGGCGTCGGCGGCATGGGGGACCTCCCGGGCTTCCCGGCCGTGGGCGGCGGCTACGGCGGGGGGTTCGGCAACAACGGCGGCGCCGTCTTTAGCGGCATCACCGGCCcgctcggcggcgtcgggggcGGCATGGGCAGCGTCGGCCCGCTCGGAGGAgggttcggcggcggcggcggcggcaccccGTTCGGCGGTttcgggggcggcggcggcgtcccgtTCGGTGGgttcggtggcggcggcgtcacgCCTTGA
- the LOC102701161 gene encoding hydroxyproline O-galactosyltransferase GALT6-like, whose product MPPKRACRLALLAAGGAYLLFLLLFELPSVTISPAGGTASSSAAATTHRPRRRELEAAAASGHGYASSPFRPLKSAFPTPPRRSPLAISSVRFRRSNSSSSSSIDASASSAFAAARPHLHHLLSPSPSPSSSPSPSPSASTSCPSTISVPTQRFTSRGGGVMVELPCGMGVGSHVKVVARLRPARPEREPRIAERREGETAVMVSQFMVELLGTKAVQGEEPPRILHFNPRIRGDFSGRPVIELNTCYRMQWAQPQRCEGWASRPDEETVDGQVKCEKWIRDGDSEAEESNAKWWLNRLVGRGNKMPADRPYPFEEGRLFALTVTAGLDGYHLNVDGRHVASFPYRTGYSLEDATGLSLKGDLDIESIFAGHLPTSHPSFAPHRYLEMSEQWKASPLPTEPVELFIGILSAANHFAERMAVRKSWMIDTRKSSNVVARFFVALNAKKEVNEELKKEAEFFNDIVVVPFMDSYDLVVLKTIAITEYGVRVVPAKYIMKCDDDTYLRIDSVLDQVKKVQRDGSMYVGNINYYHRPLRSGKWSVSYEDWQEEVYPPYANGPGYVISSDIARYIVSEFDNQTLRLFKMEDVSMGMWVEKFNNTRQPVEYSHDVKFFQSGCFDGYYTAHYQSPQQMICLWRKLQSGSAQCCNMR is encoded by the exons ATGCCGCCGAAGCGCGCGTGCCGCCtcgcgctgctcgccgccggcggcgcgtacCTCCTCTTCCTGCTCCTCTTCGAGCTCCCCTCCGTCACGATCTCCCCCGCCGGTGGtaccgcgtcgtcgtcggcggcggccaccacccaccgcccgcgccgccgcgagctcgaggcggccgcggcgtcggGGCACGGGTACGCCTCCTCGCCTTTCCGCCCGCTCAAGAGCGCCTTCCCTACCCcgccccgccgttcgccgctcGCTATCTCCTCTGTTCGCTTCCGCCGAAGCaactcctcctcgtcgtcgtccatcgACGCTTCCGCCTCgtccgccttcgccgccgcgcgcccccACCTacaccacctcctctccccttccccttccccgtcgtcctccccctctccctctccgtcCGCGTCCACCTCATGCCCCTCGACGATATCGGTGCCTACACAGAGGTTTACCAGCAGAGGCGGTGGAGTGATGGTAGAGTTGCCGTGTGGGATGGGGGTGGGATCGCACGTCAAGGTGGTGGCCCGGCTGCGGCCCGCGCGGCCGGAGCGTGAGCCGAGGATCGCGGAGAGGAGGGAAGGGGAGACGGCGGTGATGGTGTCGCAGTTCATGGTCGAGCTGCTCGGGACCAAGGCGGTGCAGGGGGAGGAGCCGCCGCGGATACTGCACTTCAACCCCAGAATCCGTGGCGATTTCAGCGGCCGCCCCGTGATCGAGCTCAACACCTGCTACCGGATGCAGTGGGCGCAGCCGCAGCGGTGCGAGGGCTGGGCGTCGCGGCCAGACGAGGAGACGG TTGACGGGCAAGTGAAGTGTGAGAAATGGATTCGGGATGGTGACAGCGAGGCAGAGGAATCGAATGCGAAATGGTGGTTAAACCGTTTGGTTGGTAGGGGAAATAAGATGCCTGCCGATAGGCCATACCCGTTTGAGGAGGGCAGGCTGTTTGCTTTAACTGTAACAGCTGGTTTGGATGGCTACCATCTCAATGTTGATGGAAGACATGTTGCATCGTTCCCTTACCGCACT GGTTACAGTCTTGAGGATGCAACAGGCTTGTCTTTGAAAGGAGACCTTGATATTGAATCGATTTTTGCGGGCCATTTACCCACTTCGCATCCTAGTTTTGCTCCACACAGATACCTGGAAATGTCTGAACAGTGGAAGGCATCACCGTTGCCAACTGAACCTGTTGAGCTTTTCATTGGCATCCTTTCTGCAGCCAATCATTTCGCTGAGCGTATGGCTGTTCGGAAGTCATGGATGATTGACACAAGAAAATCATCTAATGTCGTTGCCCGGTTCTTTGTAGCTCTG AATGCGAAAAAAGAGGTCAATGAAGAGCTGAAAAAGGAGGCAGAATTCTTTAATGACATTGTTGTAGTGCCTTTCATGGATAGCTATGACCTTGTTGTTTTGAAGACCATAGCCATTACTGAGTATGGG GTGCGAGTTGTTCCTGCAAAATACATAATGAAGTGTGATGACGATACATACCTTAGAATTGATTCAGTGCTGGATCAAGTGAAGAAAGTACAGAGGGATGGAAGCATGTATGTTGGTAATATAAACTACTACCACAGACCACTACGATCTGGAAAGTGGTCTGTCTCATATGAG GATTGGCAAGAGGAAGTATACCCACCTTACGCTAATGGGCCAGGCTATGTAATTTCGTCGGACATTGCTCGGTACATTGTATCTGAGTTTGATAATCAGACGCTAAGA CTGTTCAAGATGGAGGACGTGAGTATGGGAATGTGGGTTGAGAAGTTCAACAACACCCGTCAGCCAGTGGAGTATTCGCATGATGTCAAGTTCTTCCAGTCCGGTTGTTTTGATGGCTACTACACCGCACACTATCAGTCCCCACAGCAGATGATTTGCTTGTGGAGAAAATTGCAATCCGGGAGCGCTCAATGTTGCAACATGAGGTAG
- the LOC102717693 gene encoding probable prolyl 4-hydroxylase 6: MAPLLLFLLGLAPALARPDSRGFYDPARVTQLSWRPRAFLYSGFLSHAECDHLVNLAKGRLEKSMVADNDSGKSIMSQVRTSSGTFLAKHEDDIVAGIEKRVAAWTFLPEENAESIQILHYELGQKYDAHFDYFHDKNNLKRGGHRVATVLMYLTDVKKGGETVFPNAEGRHLQLKDETWSDCARSGLAVKPKKGDALLFFSLHVNATTDPASLHGSCPVIEGEKWSATKWIHVRSFDHPPDVSPDVPCSDENESCPRWAAVGECLRNPTYMVGNKDSLGFCRKSCGVCDA; this comes from the exons ATggcgcctctcctcctcttcctcctcgggCTCGCCCCGGCCCTCGCGCGACCCGACAGCCGCGGGTTCTACGACCCGGCGCGCGTCACCCAGCTGTCATGGCGCCCCAG GGCGTTCCTGTACAGCGGCTTCCTCTCGCACGCCGAGTGCGACCACCTCGTCAATCTG GCGAAGGGGAGGCTGGAGAAGTCGATGGTGGCGGACAACGACTCGGGGAAGAGCATCATGAGCCAGGTGCGAACCAGCTCCGGCACCTTCTTGGCGAAGCACGAG GACGACATTGTTGCTGGAATTGAAAAGCGTGTAGCTGCTTGGACATTTCTTCCAGAAG AAAACGCGGAGTCAATTCAGATTCTGCACTATGAACTTGGTCAGAAGTATGATGCCCACTTCGATTATTTTCATGACAAGAACAACCTTAAGCGGGGCGGTCATCGTGTAGCAACTGTGCTTATGTACTTGACTGATGTCAAAAAGGGTGGAGAGACTGTATTTCCAAATGCTGAG GGAAGACATTTGCAACTCAAGGATGAAACGTGGTCTGATTGTGCAAGATCTGGCCTAGCAG TGAAACCCAAAAAAGGCGATGCACTGCTGTTCTTCAGTCTCCATGTTAACGCGACAACGGATCCAGCGAGTCTCCATGGAAGCTGTCCGGTGATCGAAGGTGAGAAATGGTCTGCAACAAAATGGATCCATGTCAGGTCATTCGATCATCCTCCAGATGTAAGCCCGGATGTGCCATGTTCCGACGAAAACGAGTCCTGCCCTAGATGGGCAGCTGTTGGAGAGTGTCTTAGAAACCCAACATACATGGTTGGCAACAAGGATTCGCTCGGGTTCTGCCGCAAGAGCTGCGGTGTTTGTGATGCTTAA
- the LOC102717418 gene encoding probable prolyl 4-hydroxylase 4 — translation MEMRRLLVLFALLSVTAVVPVFFWPDKKGSASDVIVVAAPPFNSSNVTVVSWKPRIFLYKGFLSDDECDHLVKLGKEKMKRSMVADNESGKSVMSEVRTSSGMFLDKKQDPVVSGIEKRIAAWTLLPEENAENIQILRYEHGQKYDPHFDYFHDKVNQLQGGHRYATVLTYLSTVEKGGETIFPNAEGWESQVKDDSFSDCAKKGLAVKAVKGDSVLFFNLQADGTPDPLSLHGSCPVIEGEKWSAPKWIHVRSYDNALKQSEECSDLSENCAAWAASGECDNNAVYMIGTEDSPGQCQKSCNACSL, via the exons ATGGAGATGCGTCGCCTTCTTGTCTTGTTTGCTCTCCTctccgtcaccgccgtcgtcccgGTATTCTTCTGGCCCGACAAGAAGGGCAGTGCTAGTgacgtcatcgtcgtcgcggcGCCTCCGTTCAATTCGTCCAACGTCACAGTTGTCTCCTGGAAACCAAG GATATTTCTTTACAAGGGCTTCCTTTCAGATGATGAATGTGACCACCTTGTCAAGCTG GGGAAGGAGAAGATGAAGAGATCAATGGTGGCCGACAATGAATCGGGAAAGAGTGTCATGAGCGAGGTGCGCACCAGCTCCGGCATGTTCTTGGACAAGAAACAG GACCCCGTCGTTAGCGGTATTGAGAAGAGAATTGCAGCTTGGACCCTGCTTCCAGAAG AGAATGCTGAGAACATTCAGATACTCCGATACGAGCACGGGCAAAAGTATGATCCtcattttgattattttcatGACAAAGTCAATCAACTGCAAGGCGGTCACCGTTATGCAACGGTGTTGACATATCTATCAACTGTTGAGAAAGGAGGTGAAACTATCTTCCCAAATGCTGAG GGATGGGAGTCTCAAGTTAAAGATGATTCTTTTTCGGACTGCGCAAAAAAGGGCTTGGCAG TGAAAGCAGTGAAGGGTGATTCTGTGCTGTTCTTTAATCTTCAGGCTGATGGCACACCAGACCCACTTAGTCTCCATGGAAGCTGCCCGGTTATAGAGGGCGAGAAATGGTCTGCTCCAAAGTGGATTCATGTGCGGTCTTACGACAATGCATTGAAGCAAAGTGAAGAATGTTCTGATCTGAGTGAGAACTGCGCAGCCTGGGCTGCATCTGGTGAATGCGATAACAATGCGGTCTACATGATTGGCACAGAAGACTCACCAGGCCAGTGCCAAAAGAGCTGCAATGCTTGCAGTTTATAG